Part of the Triticum urartu cultivar G1812 chromosome 2, Tu2.1, whole genome shotgun sequence genome, TTCATTTGCATTTTCTAAACCAACTAAATACTTACCTAAGAAGCATCAGAATTGGAATCTACTCCTGGTCGCGATATGGGTCACACTTATATTGCCAACATAAAATGAACAACAGTCAACATGCAGCGAAGTGAGCGTCTTCCTTTGAATTATAGTTCACACTTCATTTATCAACATAAACTCAACAAATTCAGTGTCCCCATGCAACAACTTCCTCTTGACCCCTACGAATGTCATTTTCTAAAAATTGACGCTTTCAAGATGGAGACCATGGCTATTATTTCTGTGGACCTTCAGGTGAAGAAGAAATTACAACATTGTGAGAACATATAATTTCATATTGCTGACCAATGTGAAATGAGAAATGCGGCCCATGACACCATTCATTTTCATCATTTACGTATCTATGCCACTAAATAATCTAATCAATTCATTTACATGCATCATGccccgtagcaacgcacgggcatttaaCTAGTATAGGATAGTGTCACAAGTATAGGATAGCATCACATCATCAATAGTTTTGCCAATTTAACAGATGCGTGGAATAGGCGCAATATATTTAACTTCTTCGCATGAGGCCCGAGACTTTAAATTGAGCGTGGAACAGATATTTGAAATGGTACTACATGACCTCAGGATTACAAAACTTTGAATTTGAGGTACATCTGTCTACATTCATGTGCGGCGTGTTTGATGGCAATTGCCATCCACATATGCAAAGGAAAACCTGAATGTGAATCAGCATGCGAGGATACAATCGTTCACAATAAGCATGTGTGCCAAATTCAAGCTGTAAGCTGTACTCCTATGCATAAATCTCACCATTGTCTCCGTGTACTATATAAGATAAAAATACGGGACAGCAAGGGGAAAGAAAATATTAAAGTACAGGCATGGCTCTTCTGCACATCTCAAAGCTTCGGCCTTGGGGTTTGCCCGGGTGTCTTGGCCCTCCTAATCAACGCCTCTTGGGTCAGCGACACGATGAGCTGACAATTTATGGAATTTATTTTAGATGAGAAAAATAGTAACACGATGAGCTGACAATTTATGGAATTTATTTTATATGAGAAAAATAGTACTCCCTACGAATCAAAAAGAGTGTCGTGGCTTTAGTTCAGTTTTAGTTCAAAACACACTtttttggatcggagggagtaagTAGCACCACAGTCGGAGCTTTGAAAGAATGAAATTAATGTGCATACCTCTCCTTGCCGGTTGAACATACGTCCGGTGACGAATCCCCTACCACCATGTGCGGATGGGCTGTCGATCTGTGTTCATGAAGGGAAGATGACATTGAGATGAGAGCCTCTTGAACAAATTTTATTCCTATCATGATCGATTGAAGATACAAGCCAATAGCTTACCACATATAACAACCAGTCATCAGCTTTCACAGGCTTGTGGAACCACATCCTGCAAAACATTAACAGGCAACAGAAAAGAGACCATTTATTGGTGGGACGAATGTGGCAAATTAAAAACCCCGATAATGACTCTTGAAACATACGAGTGATCAAGACTGAGAGAGTATGTCTTCAAACCCCTCTTCCGGTGCGGATTTAGGCTGACGCCTGAATATAGTAGATCCGAAGCATATGCTACAACGCATCTGTAATACCATAGAATAATGTCATCAGCATATCCAGCTGTTCAAAGTATGACCAATGTACAGCGATAAATGGCCAACCTATGCAGAGCTGGATCATCCGAAAGTTTTCCTCTAGCTCTAAACCAATAATGCAGGCTGAAAAGAATCAGATGCATTACTGAATCAGAAAAACATATATTGCAATACGATCTATGTAAAAAATATTAGTCTGGAGAATCTATACTGAAGCTTAGAATTTCTATCTAAAAAGATCCGTGAGCCACGAAGAAACAAATGATTAGTGAATCTCAAGGCCGCAAAAAAATTTCATCGCAAACTTACCTTGGTTCATGTTGAGATTTAGAATCTTGGCAGAACCTCATTTCAATGGGCCAAGGTACAAACTTTTTCTTGGCAGCTGAGTTCCTATATTGCCTGCAGATTACTGAACTGTCAGGACTCAGGTATGACAGCATGTGATAAAGAAATGAATGTACTGTCATATTCATATGACAACTGAAGCTTAAGAAGTATATAATTATAATATTCTAAATgaatcttatgggtttcacctctagcctacgcCAACTtttttgggactaaaggcttaaTTGTTGTTATTACTGTTATTCCAAATGTGTCATCGAACTAGTGCCATTACCAGAATGGGGGATCCACTTGAAAACTAATAAACACATAAACAATCATGCTTTTCTAACAGTTCAGAAGATGTTGCATCTTAAGGTGAATATTTTTAAGTTAAAACAGTTAGTTTAGCCAACTAGCAAAACATATGATTCGTAGTCAAGAAAATTTACATCGGAAACCGTGGATCAGTGAGTCTTCTTTCCCGTATCTCCTCCATATTCAGGAGCTGCATTTGATTACTTATTAGTTCCAAGACTATTTCCCCAAGGGCATCAGAGGAAAGTGACAAAAATCCTTGCCTGTTCTGGAGGAGGAACGACAGGCATGATTGCAGCCTGATGCTCAAACCCTAATTCTTCCTTCTGCAAAAGAACCAGAACAGAAGTTAGACACCCTTTCTTCTTTGTATAGTAGATTACTTTAGTGGGGCTGATCCTCCAATGTATCGCCTAGTAGTATCATTTCGCTAGTTGTACTCTTGGACAAATTTATTACTTCACTTTGATACATATATGCTGATTGTTGTTTGGGACAAATAATTGAATTGATCTATTGGCAGCGGATATAGCAAAACAACTCTGGGTTTAAAATTTAATAACTTAAAACTTTGTATAGTATGTCTATTCATGCTTGATTTGATTATCATGGAAACCTCTTAGGAACATATGAACCTAGTATTGAGATAGTGAACACAATTCTCTGTTCAGTCTGGCACtcctttttttcattttttgtgCAGAAGAGTTTGGACAGATGATATAGTTTAGGGGGTTTAAACACTAATAAACTAAGGAACAACTATTTGACACAACATTTCGGAAGCTACTAGGTACAAAACTGTCGTTTGAGCTACTGTCTAATATTCTCAACATGAACAAGGTACACGCTTCCCCTGGTTATATCACTGGGAGTGTTAAAAATAACTAAAACTTGCCTAACTATTCTGCTATAATTATTTATACAACTTTAAGGATAATCACCTGGAAAGAAACAATTAAAGTGAACATAACAAGGCCTTTCTGCTTTGCCTCCACTTTTCTGGTGGCAAAGCTGGTTCCATCACGCTCCCGATGCACTTGATATATTATTGGCACTATATAGCAGAGGACATAACAAAGACAGATATAAACATAGTTTTGTTTGAACAAAAGGATAATGCATTAACGATCAAAACTTAAAAGGATAATTACAGAACAGGGCATTAATACGAGTACAGTACTGATAATTATAGGCCAGACTTTAGTTTCTGCTTGCCCCCTGTTATGGACAAAATGAACACAAAGTTTATAATATTCTTACTGTTATTGTCTCCTGctattagaaaaattgcatgcaGACTATGCACAAGTTTCAGGCAATCGACAGTCTTGGATGCTGCTGCTAGTGCCTGCATGAAGGTTAAGACATAGTGAAAACCATTGGCAATGATGTGCAAAGCTTTTATTCTACCCCCCTTTATAGTGAAAACTAGTCAGTTTTACAGTAAATGTTTTTTCTCTTGTATGGGAGTGTAGGGAGTGAGTTATGATGACCACTGACCAAGCAGTGCTTTTTAACCAAACACAAATAACTGAATCAGAATAAGGTTCATAGTGTCAAATACTGACTAGTTTTACTGCCTGTGTTATGTTCTAAAACCTTTCTGTCTAGCTATTTTTCTTTCTGCTGAACTGCTCCCTAAGTGAGCTGATGTATGGACTGCTGGTTTCATTTGATAATGAAAAAAAAAACTGACTGGTTTCCATTTGATATCTTGAGTGAACACCATTTAAATAACAGAAAAGCTGAGACTTACCTGGGTTCCAAGTATTGTATTAAAAAATCTACAGTTAACAGCAACCATGACAAAGAAGATTTCTATTTGATCTTGTCCCGAGTTCAGAACTTCAAATAAAAATATAAAGAGTTCCTAGAAATCTATAATCACCAAGCGAGTTCACAAAGGTGAATTCTGGATCTTCTGGTCTTAATTCAAATGAATTCGTACAGGCATTCAAAAGGAACATTTATGTGAACAACTTTGATAACTTAATTTCATTGAAGAAGCTAATTAGCAATAAGGTTGATAACACATTATGAAAGAAAATACCAAAAGGATAAACATCGCCAACAACAATGCAACAGAGCTGTCTTGAAGAAAGTTGATTGCATTATTCAAACATAAAATGTATATCTGTTACTGAACTGTTTCTTGTGGAGATACTCATACATGTGAACTATATGTTTCTAAAAGTTGAGGGAATTCAGAAGcatgcttaagaagcttccttttAGCATTGACTCGGTGATTCACATATTCATACTTAAATATAGGAACTAGGATATCCCTCCAGAGCATAGAAATGAGGCGGTCAAATACATGCAGTTGGCAGATATAGATGACAGCAACTAAGAGAGTGGTTGAAGCATGCCTGCCCAATCAATTGTCCTCCAAAAACTTGATTAAAAGTTGGAG contains:
- the LOC125539372 gene encoding acyl-CoA hydrolase 2-like isoform X2, producing the protein MDREQVTEFLGQVPLLQCLPGSSIRRIAEAVQVKHYEPGDYVAREGEPVDGLCIILDGQAEVSAPANTEEANRPDYVLNKYDYFGYGTNSSVHQVNVIAVTKLSCFVLPSQYGHLLQTKTIWNAEETPESHSLMEQILHLEKLEVDIFRGFTLPEAPTFNQVFGGQLIGQALAAASKTVDCLKLVHSLHAIFLIAGDNNMPIIYQVHRERDGTSFATRKVEAKQKGLVMFTLIVSFQKEELGFEHQAAIMPVVPPPEQLLNMEEIRERRLTDPRFPMQYRNSAAKKKFVPWPIEMRFCQDSKSQHEPSLHYWFRARGKLSDDPALHRCVVAYASDLLYSGVSLNPHRKRGLKTYSLSLDHSMWFHKPVKADDWLLYVIDSPSAHGGRGFVTGRMFNRQGELIVSLTQEALIRRAKTPGQTPRPKL
- the LOC125539372 gene encoding acyl-CoA hydrolase 2-like isoform X1 — its product is MDREQGKAAASLPDLGATVANSGDDSRWCAVTEFLGQVPLLQCLPGSSIRRIAEAVQVKHYEPGDYVAREGEPVDGLCIILDGQAEVSAPANTEEANRPDYVLNKYDYFGYGTNSSVHQVNVIAVTKLSCFVLPSQYGHLLQTKTIWNAEETPESHSLMEQILHLEKLEVDIFRGFTLPEAPTFNQVFGGQLIGQALAAASKTVDCLKLVHSLHAIFLIAGDNNMPIIYQVHRERDGTSFATRKVEAKQKGLVMFTLIVSFQKEELGFEHQAAIMPVVPPPEQLLNMEEIRERRLTDPRFPMQYRNSAAKKKFVPWPIEMRFCQDSKSQHEPSLHYWFRARGKLSDDPALHRCVVAYASDLLYSGVSLNPHRKRGLKTYSLSLDHSMWFHKPVKADDWLLYVIDSPSAHGGRGFVTGRMFNRQGELIVSLTQEALIRRAKTPGQTPRPKL